A single genomic interval of Amblyomma americanum isolate KBUSLIRL-KWMA chromosome 11, ASM5285725v1, whole genome shotgun sequence harbors:
- the LOC144109875 gene encoding uncharacterized protein LOC144109875, which yields MDEGGAAFKQLRPPASLCGLGGCATMRSLNPFCLAMQVSKPCCLYAKKSSDYFLIHLPSPQCCLAIVTECSDVIISLLLLSGDIETNPGPASLETVVTELKKLSAGQWTLIAEVTDLKNQLLTTDNLISDLSRRISALEGHYQTIQSLRTEIEGLSTHTTQATRQLCDLEDRIDEAENQSRRNNLIFYNIPDPDPSETWADTEKLLIRHCSEFLDITLDPKTIDRTHRLGRHEPDRCRPLIAKFALFKTKDEILANGRKFKDTDYSVGEDFSRRVRNVRKHLVTFAKSKTNRFSLRYKTLFIGSRRYIFDEPSQSVKEIP from the exons atggacgagggtggcgctg cttttaagcagcttcggccaccggcgtcgctttgtgggctcggtggctgtgccacgatgcggtcgcttaacccgttctgcctcgccatgcaggttagtaagccatgttgtctttacgctaagaaatctagtgattactttttgatacacctgccgagcccgcaatgctgcCTTGCCATTGTCACAGAGTGTTCTGATGTCATTATTTCCTTGCTTCTGTTGTCCGGCGACATAGAGACTAACCCCGGCCCTGCCTCACTCGAAACTGTAGTTACGGAACTTAAAAAATTGTCCGCCGGTCAGTGGACATTAATCGCGGAAGTTACAGAcctcaaaaaccagttactaacaacagacaaccttatttctgatctaagcaggcgcatcagcgctcttgaaggtcattaccaaaccatacagtcactacgcacagagATAGAAGGCCTAAGCACTCACACCACCCAGGCAACTCGCCAGCTCTGTGATCTTGAGGATCGCATAGACGAAGCAGAaaaccaatcacgaagaaacaacctcATATTCTACAACATTCCGGACCCTGACCCATCTGAAACGTGGGCCGACACTGAAAAGCTACTAATTCGCCATTGCTCCGAATTTTTGGACATCACCCTCGACCCCAAAACAATAGACCGCACTCACCGTCTTGGGCGCCACGAACCTGATCGCTGCCGTCCGTTAATTGCCAAATTCGCACTTTTCAAAACGAAGGACGAAATTCTAGCTAATGGCCGCAAATTCAAGGACACTGACTACTccgtcggtgaagatttttcacgccgcgttcgcaatgtgcgcaaacacctagttacatttgccaaaagcaagactaaccgtttttctttgcgatacaaaaccctgttcatcggttcccgacgatatatcttcgacgaaccatcgcaatctgtaaaagagataccatag